The following proteins are co-located in the uncultured Draconibacterium sp. genome:
- a CDS encoding DUF4038 domain-containing protein — protein MKLSVLIILCVLFITPNKSMAQTPWQEHGKLEISANQHYIQHEDGSPFLWIGDTGWGMFQQLTREEVDLYLDSRQELGFTVIQAVAHWSPHGGGMDRSPDNAANAYGHRPFTGEEKSPNTSEPLLVEGGDLNSPNDYWDHADYVVEAVKKRNMYLALLPCWASQLVTGTGEYTAEEAKLYGTFLGKRYGNEPNIIWVLGGDTKAQFDAYDKNQKYSKYDYRPIYRAMAEGIVQGVTGETPAWNEVHPAWDEVFFTYHPNGDSPYGSSQWFHEDVWQDANGVEVWKEVNDVYRTMLNDYQLKNPVKPSLFLEGSYEYGSYRHDCGWVTPVRVRRQFYQTFFAGGAGHTYGAAPIWSMRGNEGDYNCGYTWQQALDFPGAAQVSLTGKQFLSDHNWYEWIPNGNVISDLGENESLKTAVTTESNNMALVYFSNNSSCRVKNILNKTANAYWFYPQTGEKQKISTFSVNESRDMVPPSKWEDAVLVLQTQE, from the coding sequence ATGAAACTCAGTGTCCTGATTATTTTATGCGTACTGTTTATTACCCCAAATAAATCAATGGCGCAAACTCCATGGCAAGAACATGGAAAACTTGAAATTTCAGCCAACCAACATTACATTCAACACGAAGATGGCAGCCCTTTTTTATGGATTGGCGACACCGGCTGGGGAATGTTTCAACAGCTAACCCGTGAAGAAGTCGATCTGTATTTGGATAGTCGGCAGGAACTTGGATTTACCGTAATTCAGGCAGTAGCCCACTGGTCTCCGCATGGAGGAGGAATGGACAGGAGTCCCGACAACGCAGCCAATGCATACGGACATCGACCGTTTACCGGCGAAGAAAAATCACCCAACACCTCTGAACCATTATTGGTTGAAGGAGGCGATCTCAATTCGCCCAACGATTACTGGGATCATGCAGATTATGTTGTTGAAGCTGTAAAAAAACGAAATATGTATTTGGCACTGCTACCTTGCTGGGCTTCTCAATTGGTTACCGGCACTGGCGAGTATACAGCAGAAGAAGCAAAGTTATATGGCACATTTTTAGGAAAACGATATGGCAACGAACCAAATATTATTTGGGTATTAGGCGGCGATACCAAAGCGCAATTTGATGCCTACGATAAAAATCAGAAGTACAGTAAGTACGATTACCGCCCCATTTACCGAGCAATGGCAGAAGGAATTGTACAAGGTGTTACCGGAGAAACTCCGGCATGGAATGAAGTGCATCCTGCCTGGGATGAAGTATTTTTTACTTACCATCCAAACGGTGATTCTCCTTATGGTTCGTCGCAATGGTTTCACGAGGATGTTTGGCAAGATGCGAATGGTGTGGAAGTGTGGAAAGAAGTAAATGATGTGTACAGAACCATGCTCAATGATTATCAGTTAAAGAATCCGGTAAAACCAAGTTTATTTTTAGAAGGTTCTTATGAATATGGCTCCTATCGACATGATTGTGGATGGGTAACACCGGTGCGCGTACGCAGGCAGTTTTATCAGACATTTTTTGCCGGTGGTGCCGGGCATACCTACGGTGCTGCTCCTATTTGGTCGATGAGAGGAAACGAAGGCGATTACAATTGTGGCTATACATGGCAGCAGGCACTTGATTTTCCGGGTGCAGCACAAGTATCGCTTACAGGCAAACAATTTTTAAGCGATCACAACTGGTACGAGTGGATTCCCAATGGAAATGTTATTTCAGACCTTGGAGAAAACGAAAGTTTGAAAACTGCTGTTACCACCGAATCAAACAATATGGCTTTGGTCTATTTTTCAAATAACTCAAGCTGCAGGGTAAAAAACATTTTAAACAAAACGGCCAATGCCTACTGGTTTTATCCACAAACCGGCGAAAAGCAAAAAATATCAACATTTTCGGTAAATGAATCAAGAGATATGGTGCCTCCTTCTAAATGGGAAGATGCTGTTTTGGTACTTCAAACTCAAGAATAA
- a CDS encoding glycoside hydrolase family 88 protein, translating to MNTLKSILIVLFLLPFSLISNAQEKTANRIPEYKIPYELPSTENVMEVLNRIRTYYESTSPQIIIDSKTGEKINDFNTFNPNAVPSPGFSGEWSYTHGVVLSAFDYITKVTGDKTFVNNNTKFYNYVIENLPYFQNNSDKIKSSKIGNWGRIIEFEALDDCGSITAAMIKTYLITKDDKYLEIINRTAEHISNHQFRLEDGTLARNRPQYKSVWADDMYMSVPFLINMGVLSNNNAYFDDAVKQVLQMADRLYIPEKELFDHGWNVTSGDYDPRFYWGRANGWVLMSMAEVLSILPEDYQGRDKILHLYRSMVRSLANLQDGDGFWHNLLDKNDTYTETSCTAMFTFAIAKGINEGWISHVYGPVALTGWNALQTRVLENGAVDGTCEGTTFAHDNTYYYHRGKSIYATHGYGPVLYAGAEMIRLLQNDKIEIVNTNFGSINSTFHFLLKSEWPEKK from the coding sequence ATGAATACTTTAAAATCAATTCTAATTGTACTGTTTCTACTACCATTCAGCCTGATATCCAATGCACAGGAAAAAACGGCAAACAGAATTCCCGAATATAAAATTCCATATGAATTGCCATCGACTGAAAATGTTATGGAAGTTTTAAACCGAATTCGTACGTACTACGAATCCACAAGTCCTCAAATTATTATTGATTCAAAAACGGGAGAAAAAATAAACGATTTTAACACCTTTAATCCCAATGCAGTTCCCTCACCTGGCTTTTCGGGTGAATGGTCGTATACTCATGGAGTTGTTCTTTCCGCTTTCGATTACATTACAAAAGTTACCGGCGACAAAACTTTCGTTAACAACAACACAAAGTTTTATAATTATGTCATCGAAAACCTCCCCTATTTTCAAAACAATTCGGATAAAATAAAAAGTTCAAAAATTGGAAACTGGGGAAGAATTATAGAATTTGAAGCTTTGGATGATTGTGGTTCGATTACTGCCGCAATGATTAAAACGTATTTAATAACAAAGGACGACAAGTACCTCGAAATCATTAATCGCACCGCAGAACACATCTCTAATCATCAGTTTCGTTTGGAAGATGGTACACTGGCGCGCAACCGCCCGCAATACAAGTCGGTTTGGGCCGACGATATGTACATGAGTGTGCCGTTTTTAATAAATATGGGTGTGCTTAGCAACAACAACGCCTATTTTGATGATGCCGTAAAACAAGTACTTCAAATGGCCGACCGTTTGTACATTCCCGAAAAGGAGTTGTTCGATCACGGTTGGAATGTAACTTCGGGCGATTATGATCCACGCTTTTACTGGGGACGTGCCAATGGCTGGGTTTTAATGTCGATGGCAGAAGTATTGAGTATTTTACCTGAAGATTACCAGGGTCGCGATAAAATACTTCATCTCTATCGTTCAATGGTTCGTAGTTTGGCCAACCTGCAGGATGGCGACGGATTTTGGCACAACCTGCTCGACAAAAACGATACCTACACCGAAACATCGTGCACTGCCATGTTTACCTTTGCCATTGCAAAAGGGATTAACGAAGGTTGGATTAGCCATGTGTATGGGCCGGTGGCACTAACCGGCTGGAATGCCCTGCAAACGCGTGTTCTTGAAAATGGTGCAGTAGATGGAACCTGCGAGGGAACAACTTTCGCCCACGATAATACGTATTACTACCACCGTGGAAAAAGCATTTATGCAACCCACGGATATGGGCCGGTTCTGTATGCCGGCGCAGAAATGATTCGCTTGCTTCAAAACGACAAAATTGAAATAGTCAATACCAATTTTGGTTCTATAAACAGTACTTTTCATTTTCTCTTAAAAAGCGAATGGCCTGAAAAGAAGTAA
- a CDS encoding PepSY-like domain-containing protein: protein MKQNIVLLLILFLAANTFAQSISKNDIPAVVINSFQLKYPNADDVKWKKKNSNYLVDFKVNSKLNNLILDFKGNVLKHSQDLYVSEVPEAVQEAIRNKLAYFDMHDADRYEEGGKITYEIRFKKDGKNNYFWTDEKGTLLKYRRELNNDEIPLAIVNLITNKYGEFDIDRSKYVEENGKNIYIIRGTIHDRDHVFNVDDKVKIISHYKDLQNDEIPDPVLKAIAEFYKGFSIRDADLVEDGNRTFYILNLRKANEQFYVRLNENGKILEVK from the coding sequence ATGAAACAAAACATTGTATTACTATTGATTCTTTTTCTAGCGGCAAACACATTTGCGCAAAGCATCAGTAAAAATGATATACCTGCTGTCGTTATAAATTCTTTTCAACTAAAATATCCGAATGCCGACGATGTTAAGTGGAAAAAGAAGAACAGTAACTACCTGGTTGATTTTAAGGTAAACAGTAAACTGAATAATCTGATATTGGATTTTAAAGGAAACGTTTTAAAGCATTCTCAGGATTTGTATGTAAGCGAGGTGCCCGAAGCTGTTCAGGAAGCAATTCGAAATAAACTGGCCTATTTTGATATGCACGATGCAGACCGTTACGAAGAAGGTGGCAAAATCACCTACGAAATAAGATTTAAAAAGGATGGGAAAAACAACTACTTCTGGACAGATGAAAAGGGAACATTATTGAAGTATAGAAGAGAATTAAACAACGATGAAATTCCTTTAGCTATTGTAAATCTTATTACAAACAAATACGGAGAATTCGATATTGACCGATCGAAATATGTAGAGGAAAATGGGAAAAACATTTATATCATACGCGGTACAATTCATGACAGGGACCACGTGTTTAATGTTGACGATAAGGTAAAAATAATCAGTCATTATAAAGATTTGCAAAACGATGAAATTCCAGATCCGGTATTAAAAGCCATCGCCGAATTTTATAAGGGGTTTAGTATTCGGGATGCCGATTTGGTGGAAGATGGAAATAGAACTTTTTACATACTGAATTTGAGAAAAGCAAATGAACAGTTTTACGTCAGGTTGAATGAGAATGGTAAAATACTGGAAGTTAAATAA
- a CDS encoding response regulator transcription factor — MKILVIEDEPEMRELIKQFLKDENYLVEEATDFYSGVDKIVAYDYDCILLDIMLPGGNGLDLLQELKNMNKADSVIIISAKDSLDDKIKGLNLGADDYLTKPFHIAELNARIKSVIRRKKSDGRRLLEIENVSINIDERLVTINNKPVNLNRKEFDILVFFAMNKLRVVSKSAIAENIWGDYIDQSNDFDFIYSQIKNLRKKLRSHEAEIDINAVYGMGYRLIIK, encoded by the coding sequence ATGAAAATTCTTGTAATAGAAGACGAACCGGAAATGAGGGAATTGATCAAACAATTTCTTAAAGATGAAAATTACCTTGTTGAAGAAGCAACTGATTTTTATTCGGGTGTCGATAAAATAGTAGCTTACGATTACGATTGTATTTTGCTGGACATTATGCTTCCGGGAGGAAATGGTCTGGATCTGTTACAAGAATTAAAAAACATGAACAAAGCCGACAGTGTTATCATTATTTCGGCAAAAGATTCACTCGACGATAAAATAAAAGGCTTAAACCTGGGTGCTGATGATTATCTTACAAAACCATTTCATATTGCAGAACTAAACGCTAGAATAAAATCGGTTATCCGACGTAAGAAATCAGATGGCAGGCGATTGCTGGAAATAGAAAATGTATCGATAAATATTGACGAAAGATTGGTTACAATCAATAACAAACCCGTGAATTTAAATCGTAAGGAGTTTGATATTCTTGTTTTTTTCGCGATGAACAAATTAAGGGTTGTGAGTAAATCGGCCATAGCCGAAAATATTTGGGGAGATTATATTGATCAATCAAACGATTTCGATTTTATTTATTCGCAAATTAAAAACCTACGTAAAAAGCTCCGCAGTCACGAGGCTGAAATAGACATTAACGCTGTTTATGGAATGGGATACAGATTAATTATTAAATGA
- a CDS encoding HAMP domain-containing sensor histidine kinase: MRLINHTLLFLLFILFITVGLWSVLFYSQLLTQVKTTIDEGLSNYKIVIIDKLKDDSLIVEQNVFLDNNYIVKGVSEDFALRVRDSYKDTLIFSTLKNTSYEVRLLTTAFVAADGNYYEMKVISNEVDKGRLMGKILQSLLWLFFFLFIGTLLVNNLVLKKTWKPFYRVLEYLNDFRLDKKTFRELPKTHIKEFSMLNDSIQNLLNLNVDIFNSQKQFIENASHELQTPLAIGINKLELLADEDKLSPDQIKQIGDIIRVFQRLSGLNKSLLLLSKIENKQFVSEEPISFDAIFSRITHDFTDFTEYKKIKISYQKEDNWLFRMNKDLAEMMVLNLVKNAIVHNQPGGELIIRLGVSYFTIENTSDKPEIPSDKLFKRFNKDADNKGSTGLGLAIVKAIADASGLHLSYSYHKRHIFKVIQKSN, translated from the coding sequence ATGAGACTAATAAATCATACACTGCTGTTTCTTTTGTTTATATTGTTTATAACAGTTGGCTTATGGTCTGTTCTTTTTTATTCTCAACTTCTAACACAAGTTAAAACCACCATCGATGAAGGTTTGAGCAATTACAAAATTGTTATTATCGACAAATTAAAAGATGATAGTCTTATTGTTGAGCAGAATGTATTTTTGGATAATAACTACATTGTTAAGGGCGTAAGCGAAGACTTCGCATTGCGAGTAAGAGATTCTTATAAAGACACTTTAATTTTTTCTACACTTAAAAATACGAGCTACGAGGTACGCCTACTTACTACTGCCTTTGTTGCTGCCGACGGAAATTATTACGAAATGAAGGTAATTTCAAACGAAGTGGATAAAGGCAGATTAATGGGTAAGATATTACAGTCGCTACTGTGGTTATTTTTCTTTTTATTTATTGGTACATTGTTGGTAAATAATTTGGTGCTAAAAAAAACATGGAAACCTTTTTATCGAGTATTGGAATATCTGAATGATTTCAGACTTGATAAAAAAACATTTCGTGAGTTGCCCAAAACACACATTAAGGAATTTTCAATGCTAAACGATTCCATTCAAAACCTGTTAAATTTAAATGTTGATATTTTTAACAGTCAAAAACAATTTATTGAAAATGCTTCGCACGAGTTACAAACGCCGCTGGCTATAGGAATTAACAAACTTGAATTGCTTGCCGACGAGGACAAATTATCGCCGGACCAGATCAAACAAATTGGAGATATAATTCGTGTATTTCAACGACTATCGGGTTTAAATAAGTCGCTGCTCTTACTTTCAAAAATCGAAAACAAACAATTTGTATCTGAAGAACCAATTAGCTTTGACGCTATTTTCAGCAGAATTACACACGATTTTACAGACTTTACAGAATACAAAAAAATTAAAATAAGCTATCAGAAAGAAGATAACTGGTTATTCAGGATGAATAAAGATCTTGCAGAAATGATGGTATTAAACCTGGTTAAAAATGCCATTGTTCATAACCAACCAGGCGGAGAACTCATTATTCGTTTGGGAGTCTCGTATTTTACCATTGAAAACACAAGCGATAAACCAGAAATTCCTTCTGATAAATTATTTAAACGCTTTAATAAAGATGCGGATAACAAGGGTTCCACCGGCCTTGGTTTGGCCATTGTAAAAGCCATTGCCGATGCATCTGGCTTACATCTCTCCTATTCCTATCACAAAAGACATATTTTTAAAGTCATTCAAAAATCGAACTAA